The DNA window GATGTTCATGGTCTGGGCCTCCTGCGCGCTTGGCGCGGTCGTGGGGTCGATGGAAGAAGCCGCCTCCGGATCGGGAGGCGGCTCTTCCGTGGGGCTGGTCTGCTCAGCATCCGGTGGCTCCGGATCGCCGGTGGCAGCTGGTGAGGGGGTGGTCTGGGCCTCGGGGTCCTCCTCGTCGTCAGGCGGCGCGGGCGACTCCGGAGGGGCCGCGTTGCCGGTGAGTTCCGCAAGGACCTGGCCCAGGGAGGCTACGCGGTCGGCCAGCCCCGCCGTCACGGCGTCCTGCCCGGTCCAGACGTGGCCGGTCGCCCACTGCTCGGCGACGACGTTGCGGGCCTTGCGGCGGCCCTTGGCGACTGCCTGCACGAACTGGGTATGGATGGCGTCCACCATCTCCTGCCGCTCGGCGCGGGCCTCCTCGGAGAGCGACTCGTAAGGCTGCCCCAGCGCTTTCTTCGCGGCGCTGCGGATGTAGCTCACGACGACGCCCAGGCTGCCCAGCATCCCGCTGTAATCCGCGTGAACGGTGATCACGCCGATGCTGCCCACCAGGGCGGTGGGGGTGACGACGATCTCGGTCGCCTGCGAGGCGATCCAGTACGCGGCGCTGCACGTCATGTCCGCGCAGGCGAACGTCACCCGCTTCTTGCCCCGGGCGTAGGCAACGGCCTCGGCAGCCTCCACCGTCCCGGCAACGGTGCCCCCGGGCGAATCGCACCACACGGCGATGGCGCTGACGGTAGGGTCATCCGCCAGGGCGCGGACCTCCGCGGCGAAGTTCTGCGGGCTGATGTACCCGTAGGCCTGCGCCCAGCGGGGCGCGCGGCTGACCACCGTGCCGTGGAAGGTCAGGACGGCGACCTGCCTGCCGGGGTTGCGGGCCATCGGGACACGTTCGGCAGCCTGCGGCTCGGCGCCCGTGTCCGGGGCCTCAGGTAGCCCCCGGCTGGCGACGAGCTGCTGGAGTTCCTCCAGCGCGTGGGGCCGAATAGCCCAGGTCCCGCCGCTGCTCAGCGCCCGGGTCAGAAACTGCATCCTGTTCAAGAGTCCTCCTCTGCCGCCGCGTCTTCCTTCTCCGGCAGGCCCATCTTCTGGCGCAGGTAGGTTTCGAGGTTGCCGTCGTGGGTAATGCCGCCCGCGTTCATGACGGTGCCGATCTGGTTGAGCAGGTCGTGCCAGGCCGACTCGCTCAATCCGCCGTGCTCCAGCCGCGGCCAGAGTTCCGGGGGCACGCCGTTCAGGCGCATCAGGTTCCCCACGGCGAAGCGGTTGAGCACCTCCGCGATGCCGTCGAGGATGCCGGTGCCCGCCAGTTCGAACAGGTCAGTGAGGTCGGAGCTAAGAGCTTGCGCGCCCTTGCCCTCCGAGCCCCCCAGCAGCAGGAAGGTGGCGAGCAGGGACGCGCTGATGCGCTGGCTGTAGCGCCGGATGATCCGGTCCGTGTCGTGGGCGCGGGTGCCGCCGGAGGACAGCAGCTTGAAGGAGTACCCGGTGGGCAGGCGCTGGTACTTCACGTTCCCGTCCTCGTCCTCCTCCCGCACCGCGTAGTCCTCTGCCGGGGTGAGTACGTAGGCCCGCTCGTCCGCACGCAGGCCCGCCGCCATCTCCTGCACGAGCTGGACGGTGGCCTGCTGGGCGGCGGTTGCGTCCGGGCTGAGGTGCTCGACGGGCACGGTGACGTGCGGAATGCCCGCGAGATCGCGCTCCACCCCCACCGCCTCAAACTCCTCCAGCCGGGACTGGTAGCGGTAGGACCGGCGGGCGTTGACGAGCAGGCTGCGCCCTTCCGGGTGCCCACCCGCCTCGATCGTGCGAAAGTGCAGCGCGCGCTGGATGGGGATGAACACCTCGCCCCTCGGCGTGCGCTGCCACAGGCCCTGAATGCCGCCGTCCCCGTCCGCCTCCCAGCGGGCCAGGGTGCGCTGGGGCCGCAGGGCGAACTTGCGCCAGCCGAGCCGCCCGTCCGTGAAGCGGCTGCGGTAGCGGGCGTCGGGTTCGTCTGGTCCTCGCCGGAGCTTGTACACGACGTTGAAGTAGGACCAGCCGTGGACGAGCATGCTCAGCACCTCGGCGATGAAGCCGGGCCAGGTGTGGCTCATGTCGGCCCGGCACCCGGCCAGGAACTCGGCCCAGGCGGCGGCCTCCGGGGTGTCGTTCGCGGGCTGCTCGGTCCATGCCACCTGCCGGAACATGGATTCCAGGGCGAGGAACACGCCGCCCACGATGGGGTCACTGTCCCGAATCTCCTGAAACAGTTGGGCGGCGTACACGCCCTCCTCGGGGAGGTAGGCGCGGAACCAGGACGGCTGGGCGCCGCCGACGCCGACGATGCCAAGGTCTACGTTACGGGTGATGGGTCACCCCCTTTCACTTGCGGAAGGTCGGGCGCTTCTGGCCCCCGATCAGGGAGAGGTCGATGGCCGCGGCGGGGGCGGGGGCGGGGACGGCAGACGCCTTGCGCCGAGCGCGCAACCCCTGCCGCAGCCACTCGTCCACGTCCGCCAGGTCATAGGGCTTGTTCTCAGGGAGGCGCCGCAGTGTCCGGAACAGCACCTCGTGGGTGCCGACCGCTTCCAGGTACTCGCCACGCTCGCGGGCCGCCTTGGCGAGCTGCCAGCGTTCCCGCTTTCCCCCCGTGCCGCTGCTGGCCTTCACCTGCTCGAACCGGGGGCGGGGGGTATCCCCGGGAATCAACCCCTCGGCCACCAGCGCGTCCCAGGTCGCGCGGAAGACGGTGGCCCAGGTGTCCCCGCCCTGGTTGGTCTCCACGCCGACCGTGCTCGCCCGCAGTTCCACGGCCTTGAGCAGCGCCCGGCGCATGGTGCCGTCCACCCCGTCCCGTCCCTCCCAGGAGTACAGGCCGATGACCTGCCCGGTGAGCAGCCTGCCCCCCGCGCGGATGCCGTTGCTATCGCTGGATTTGGTGTCGGTGACGGCGGGGTCGATCCAGACGTGAACGTCCTCCAAGTCGTCCAGTTCCGGGAAGGGCCGCAGCAGCGCGTCCAGGTCGAACCCCTCGTACAGGCTCCCCGTCATGCTCGCCACGTCGTTCTGCTTCTCGCGGATGAAGGAGTCCGGGCCGATGTCGTTCAGCTCGGCCTCCAGCGTGGGGCGGACGGGGCGGGCGTCCGGCCAGGTGCTCTCCCCTGCCGTGATGAACCACCGCACGCGCCCCGTCTCGGGGTCCGGACGGCCCTCGTACTCGAAGCCCTCGATGGCGGGGTACGGGCCGGAGACATACCGGTCCATCAGGAAGTCCGCCCGGTACTCGGGGTTGGCGTTGGCGAGGCGGGTGACAACGCCATGCGGGATGATCAGGTTCTGCATGACCATGATCGCCCGGTTGGGCGCGCCCGCCGGGATGATGGAGTCCTTGATGGTCTCCATCTTCTTGCGGGTGGTGGCGAGGCTGTCGTGCCGCCCGTCGATGTCGTCGAGAACGATGAAGTCGGGGCGCACGTCCTCCAGGTTCAGGCCGCGCACCGCGGTATCCAGCCCGGCCGCGTCAATCACGATGCCGGAGCGAGTCCACACCCGGTTGCGGCGCCAGCCCTTGCTGTCCCCGTGCTTGCCCACCTTGCGCTCGGAAAGGTCCGGGTAGTGGCGGGCGATGCGCGGGTTCTCCAGCATCAGGCCGATGTTCTGCACGCTGTCGTCGGCCATGTCCTGGTTGGCCTGCACGTACAGGCCGTAGCGGTAGCCCCGGGTGGCGAGGCGGATGGGGGCGCGGCGGGCGTTGGTCGTTTTGGACCACCCACGGGGCCACACGAACACCCCGCTGGAACTGCGCGCGGGATCGCAGGCCCAGAGCCAGCGCCAGAAATCGTGCTGGCAGTCGGCGAGGGCCGAGACGTAGGTGGCGGGCCACAGTTCGCGCAACCAGTCCTCGTAGTGTTCGGGGGCGGGCTCGCCCGTACGATTGCCCACCTCAAGGGCTGGGGACTCAGTTGAGGCGCGTTGCTGGCGCATCCGCAGGAGGCGTTGCGCCATCGGTGGCAGGAACGCCAGCCGAGGATCTGTTGCTGAGGTCATCTGCCACCTCCTCCGTAATGTTGAGTTCGCTGAGGATCTTCGCCGCGCCCGTCACCTTGTGCAGGTCGTGCTCGTGGGGGAGGAGTTCCAGCATGCGGTCGAGGGCCGCCTCCCGCGCCCTTTTGAGCTTGCTCCGGTAGGAGTCGCTGAGTTCCTTTTTAAGGGTGACGACTTCCGGCGAGGTCTGGAGAGTTGAGGCCTGCCACTCGCGCAGCTTGTCCCGGGAGACGCCCGTCTCGCGCGCGGTTTTGCTGATGTTGCCGTTGTTGGCGGCGAGGGCGGCCAATATCGCCACTTTCTGCTCGTGCGTGTACGTGGGGCGGGTGCGGGCCGGGCCGCCGTCCACGCTCTTGTGCCCCCCCGCTGGCCGGGGCTGCTTCTTGGGTTGCGGCATGGGGGCACCTCCTCTCTGGGAGAATGGGGATATGAGTGACTTCGAGGAAAAACTGCGCCAAATCCGCGACCAAGCCGATGCCACCCAACAACGCCGTCAGGCGGACGAGCAGGCTAAGCGTGACCGGGAGAAGACTTTCAAATCTGCAGCAGAGAGGGAGTTCAA is part of the Deinococcus apachensis DSM 19763 genome and encodes:
- a CDS encoding transposase, whose protein sequence is MPQPKKQPRPAGGHKSVDGGPARTRPTYTHEQKVAILAALAANNGNISKTARETGVSRDKLREWQASTLQTSPEVVTLKKELSDSYRSKLKRAREAALDRMLELLPHEHDLHKVTGAAKILSELNITEEVADDLSNRSSAGVPATDGATPPADAPATRLN
- a CDS encoding phage portal protein family protein, whose amino-acid sequence is MYAAQLFQEIRDSDPIVGGVFLALESMFRQVAWTEQPANDTPEAAAWAEFLAGCRADMSHTWPGFIAEVLSMLVHGWSYFNVVYKLRRGPDEPDARYRSRFTDGRLGWRKFALRPQRTLARWEADGDGGIQGLWQRTPRGEVFIPIQRALHFRTIEAGGHPEGRSLLVNARRSYRYQSRLEEFEAVGVERDLAGIPHVTVPVEHLSPDATAAQQATVQLVQEMAAGLRADERAYVLTPAEDYAVREEDEDGNVKYQRLPTGYSFKLLSSGGTRAHDTDRIIRRYSQRISASLLATFLLLGGSEGKGAQALSSDLTDLFELAGTGILDGIAEVLNRFAVGNLMRLNGVPPELWPRLEHGGLSESAWHDLLNQIGTVMNAGGITHDGNLETYLRQKMGLPEKEDAAAEEDS
- a CDS encoding S49 family peptidase, with protein sequence MQFLTRALSSGGTWAIRPHALEELQQLVASRGLPEAPDTGAEPQAAERVPMARNPGRQVAVLTFHGTVVSRAPRWAQAYGYISPQNFAAEVRALADDPTVSAIAVWCDSPGGTVAGTVEAAEAVAYARGKKRVTFACADMTCSAAYWIASQATEIVVTPTALVGSIGVITVHADYSGMLGSLGVVVSYIRSAAKKALGQPYESLSEEARAERQEMVDAIHTQFVQAVAKGRRKARNVVAEQWATGHVWTGQDAVTAGLADRVASLGQVLAELTGNAAPPESPAPPDDEEDPEAQTTPSPAATGDPEPPDAEQTSPTEEPPPDPEAASSIDPTTAPSAQEAQTMNIAAISAKLAAGEKLTAEERRFLNDHLGTEEGAAAVAPSGSTTPSAGVDPSSLSPEVRALLDQATARAESAERTANTERDTRLNREFRERALALGQPAAFGATLRAAHEKLSAEEYQALEQSLNATGAQMQLLGESGSSQDDRSAGGSTGSVQAEYASRVEAAMKADPKLSRAAAGQKVMRDDPAFAARYRGR